A DNA window from Pogona vitticeps strain Pit_001003342236 chromosome 2, PviZW2.1, whole genome shotgun sequence contains the following coding sequences:
- the LOC144587397 gene encoding uncharacterized protein LOC144587397, protein MGSNTGEKPYKCLECGKSFNDRSNLSSHQGIHIGKKPDQCLECKKTFSQSTGLARHLRLHRGQKPNKCWECEKCFYQKEHLTSHMRLHTGEKSFNCLECGKSFRNTSNLCSHQTVHTEEKRFKCLECGKIFHHSRYLVSHMRIHTGEKPYKCLQCGKKFHHSASVRTNHRIHKRGELLRRCGE, encoded by the coding sequence ATGGGTAgcaacacaggagagaaaccatataaatgtctggaatgtgggaagagcttcaatgATAGAAGCAACCTTAGTTCCCATCAAGGTATCCACATAGGGAAGAAACCCGATCAGTGCTTGGAGTGCAAAAAGACTTTCAGCCAGAGCACAGGTCTTGCTCGTCATCTAAGACTCCACAGAGGACAGAAACCCAATAAATGCTGGGAATGTGAAAAATGCTTTTATCAGAAGGAACATCTCACTTCCCACATgagactccacacaggagagaagtcCTTTAAttgcctggaatgtgggaagagcttccgtAATACAAGCAACCTCTGTTCACACCAGACAGTCCACACAGAGGAAAAACGCTTTAAGTGTCTAGAATGTGGAAAGATCTTTCATCACAGCAGGTACTTGGTttcccatatgagaatccacacaggagagaaaccctataaatgcttgcAGTGTGGAAAGAAGTTCCATCACAGTGCAAGTGTAAGAACTAATCACAGAATCCACAAAAGGGGAGAACTGTTGCGAAGGTGTGGAGAATGA